A single region of the Sorghum bicolor cultivar BTx623 chromosome 9, Sorghum_bicolor_NCBIv3, whole genome shotgun sequence genome encodes:
- the LOC8062704 gene encoding thiamine pyrophosphokinase 1, which yields MAPTAPTQRPTMRHSSAFLIPPSPPPSSSSPAPGPDPDPDDDDATVALVVLNQPLPRFAPLLWSRAAARVCADGGANRVFDGMPALLPGQDPDEVRTSYKPDVIKGDMDSVRPEVKEHYSNLGTRIVDESHDQDTTDLHKCIAFIAENYPASNKSNLSILVLGALGGRFDHEMANINVLHLFPSINIVLLSDDCLIFLLPRTHTHEIHIERLIEGPHCGLIPIGMPSTSTTTTGLRWNLDNTSMSYGGLISTSNIVEEDKVTVASDSDLIWTISLRK from the exons ATGGCTCCCACGGCGCCGACGCAGCGGCCGACGATGCGCCACTCCTCCGCGTTCCTCATCCCTCCTTCGCCCCCACCGTCCTCCTCGTCGCCCGCGCCTGGTCCCGATCCCGatcccgacgacgacgacgccaccGTCGCGCTCGTCGTCCTCAACCAGCCGCTGCCCCGCTTCGCGCCCCTCCTCTGGTCCCGCG CGGCGGCGCGGGTGTGCGCGGACGGCGGCGCCAACCGCGTCTTCGACGGCATGCCGGCCCTGCTCCCTGGCCAGGACCCCGACGAGGTCCGCACGAG TTACAAGCCAGATGTAATCAAAGGGGATATGGACTCAGTAAGACCGGAAGTGAAGGAACATTATTCTAACTTG GGCACCAGAATTGTTGATGAATCACATGATCAGGACACCACGGATTTACACAAGTGCATAGCTTTTATAGCAGAGAATTATCCTGCCTCTAACAAATCTAAC CTCAGCATCCTGGTCCTTGGAGCTCTTGGGGGAAGGTTTGATCACGAGATGGCAAACATCAATGTGCTTCATCTCTTCCCAAGCATCAATATCGTCCTCCTATCAGATGATTGTCTGATCTTTCTGCTCCCAAGAACACACACCCACGAGATTCACATCGAACGGTTGATCGAGGGACCCCACTGCGGGTTGATCCCCATCGGCATGCCCTCCACTAGCACAACAACCACGGGGCTCCGATGGAATTTAG ATAATACCAGTATGAGCTATGGAGGATTGATCAGCACGTCAAACATCGTGGAAGAGGACAAGGTTACCGTCGCCTCGGATTCTGACCTTATCTGGACAATATCGCTCCGGAAGTGA
- the LOC8062702 gene encoding uncharacterized protein LOC8062702, translating into MGGSRRKLKRSRAKVRVGLPRRKPNEFKPAFELPEALAAAARGGAGWDAEGSVVKNYAAFGVVANPNLLGAHARGTPRLVQSASLQAPDVAAARAPVPEFEPIDTGSDLENDDLKSALGKRRRDGKSAPLQPLTKVQRVCIGRLIDKYGDDYKAMFMDTKLNAMQHSVGTLKQLCERYHVDGKIFVYPL; encoded by the exons ATGGGTGGATCGCGGCGCAAATTGAAGCGCTCCCGCGCCAAGGTCCGCGTGGGGCTCCCCCGCCGGAAACCCAACGAGTTCAAGCCGGCCTTCGAGCTCCCCGaggcgctcgccgccgccgccaggggcGGCGCGGGCTGGGACGCCGAGGGCAGCGTGGTGAAGAACTACGCCGCGTTCGGGGTGGTGGCCAACCCGAACCTGCTCGGCGCGCACGCCCGCGGCACGCCGCGGCTCGTCCAGAGCGCGTCGCTGCAAGCGCCCGACGTCGCCGCCGCGCGAGCGCCCGTCCCGGAGTTCGAGCCCATCGACACCGGCAGCGACCTCGAGAACGACG ACCTGAAATCTGCTCTTGGGAAGAGGAGGAGGGATGGCAAATCTGCACCGTTGCAACCACTTACTAAAGTTCAACGTGTTTGCATTGGCAGATTAATAGACAAGTACGGCGATGACTACAAG GCCAtgttcatggataccaagctgAACGCGATGCAGCACTCTGTGGGTACATTGAAGCAGCTATGCGAAAGATACCATGTTGATGGCAAGATCTTTGTCTATCCACTGTAG